Within the Streptomyces sp. NBC_00353 genome, the region GAGTGGTACGGGTGTCCGCAGCGATCCGGTCGATCGGCAGCAGGGTGCCGTCCAGGATCACAATCGCCTTCTCGCGGATCGTCCGCATCGCCTCGGCGAGCGAAGGCGCGAGGGCGGCCAGGGCCTCGACGGCTTCGCGTATGCAGCGGTAGACCGTGGCGATCCCGATCCCGATGCCGAATCCGGCAGCGAGCTGGCGTAGGTATCACCGCACCGCGGGTGCGCGAGGGCGAGCAGAGCCTGGTGGCCGACGGGCAGGCGTCGCCACCGTGTACCGATATCTTCGCCTGCCGCCGCGGCCAGTTGACCGGTAAGGAACCGCAGGGTTCGGCTGGACAGATCGATCAAGGATGGGTCGACAAGCATGCGAAGCTCCTGGCGGACACGGGTGATCTTGGTCGAGAACCCGTCCACCGGGAGCTCATCGTTGCGCAGGCGCGTCCAACTTGCGGTCGACATCGGGGTGTTGGAATGTGTTCACGGAGGCCTTCCTCAGCCCGGCACTTCCAGCTCGATACCGCCGATCCGGCAGCTCAGTCGCCGGTCGGACCGAGTCCCGATCCTTCGGGCGCCTTTCAGGTTCTTCGCAAAGGCCTTGCGCTGGGCCGGACTGACAGAGCGCCAGCGCAGCTCGACGACCGGGCGCACCGGCGGGATGAGCTCCCGCAGCCGCTCGTCGACCTGGGCGAGGCGGGTCTCGTAATCGTCGTCCGGCCGATAGACCAGATCGAGGTCGACCGACGGCTCGGTGCCGCCGGCCTGGTGGTGACAGGCCGTGAGCCAGCCGGCGATCCAGTCGAGCGCGATCCGCACCGTGGAAGAGATCTGCTCCTGCCACTCGCCGAGGTAAGGCGCGTTCACCGAATCCGCGGTCACTTCCTCCGGCATCACGATCAGCCCGCGGACGGCGGTACCGAGCAGCTCGACGTGGATGCGCGGCCACAGGCCGCTCGCGTCGATCCGGAAAGAGGGAAAGCGCCCCGCCATGCCCATCCCCGTCCGCAGCTGAGCCCAGTTCATCGCGTCGGCCGGTGGCCGGTCGGGCGTGTACGGCCCGGTAGTCCGATGCCCGAGCTGACTGGCGCGCATCATGAACACGGCCGCGAACTCGTCGCCTCGCAACGTCATGCTCACGGGGAAGAACGCCCCGATCTCGCCCATGAATACCTTGCTGGTGATCAGGGCTTCGATACTGGACCGCCCCGGGATCATCGCCGCCTCCTCCATCGCCGCCGCGCCGGCTTCTCCGGCGTCGGTGCCTGCCCCCGCACGCTGTCCAGCTCGGTCTGGACGGCCAGCGTGTCCGGGTGGTCGTCGCCCAGCCGCAGCCGCCGTTTCGCCAGCACCTCGCGCAGGACCGGCTCGGCGTCGCCCGGTCGCCCGAGCCGGTGGTGCACCCGCGCCAGCCCCACCCGGGCGTCGAGCGTCCGGCCGTCGTCGCGGCCGAAGCGCCTCACGAGCCGGGGCAGCAGGTCGGCGTACATCCGTTCCGCTTCCGCCTGTTCGCCGCTCGCCGAGAGCAGGGACGCGAGCGCCGCGGTCGCCTCCAGGGTGGCCGGGTGGTCCGGCCCCAGGTCCTGTGCGCGCTCTCCGGTCACCGCCCGGACCAGCGCCAAGGCCTCCGGCTCCCGGTGCAGGTCGGTGAGGACCGCGGCCCAGCCGAGCATCGCGCCCTGGGTTTCGACGTGCCCGGCGTCCCAGAGGTGGGAGCGGACGTCGACGACGAGTTGCCATGCGTGCTCGGCTGCGGCCAGTTCGCCCTCGCGGTGCAGGACCGGGGCGGCCTCAGCCAGCGTGACGAGGTCGTCCTGGAGCTGCTCGGCGAAGTAGCCGGCCCAGAACTCCTCGGACCGGTTCAACTCTGCCTCCGGTCGCAGCAGCAGCGCGAGTCGTTCGGCCGTGCTCGGTATCTGTGTGGGCTCCCGGGTCGCCGCGTCCTCGGCCACGAAGCGTACGTACAGCCGATAGCCGGTATCGGTGCGCGAAACGATCTTGTCCAGTTCGCCGGCGAGCTCCAGGGTGCGGGTGACGGCGTGCCGCTGCCCGTCGCCGAGGCGGGCGAACGCCTCGACGAGCGCCGGGCGGCTGTCGTCGCGGGAAGGCAGCGGAACGGCGACCTCGGCCCGCAGCTCGTCGAGCGTGGGCTCGGCCTCCGGCCGTAGGGAGCCGGTCGCCGAGCCGAAGTCGTATTCCCAGTCCAGGGCCCAGGTCAGCAGGCGCCCGTGCTCGTCGCCGGCCAGGAGCAGGGTGCCGTCGGGGGCCAGCGCGACGTGCGTGACCGCGGCCGAAAAGCCGGTGAAGGCACGCAGTTGCCGGCCGGTGGTGAGGTCCCACAACCGGGCCTTCCGGTCCTCCCCGCCCGACGCCGCGAGCCGGAAGTCCGGTGTGACAGCCAGACTCCGCACGATGCCTACGTGCCCGGCCAGGACGTGGACGCAGCGCGCGCCCACGACGTCCCAGAGCCGGACGGTGCCGTCCACCGAGCAGGACAGCAGCCGCCGGGCGTCCGGGCTCGGCAGGACGTCGACCACGGCGTCCATGTGCCCGGTGAGTACCACCTCGCACTGTCCGTCGGCGGTCCGCCAGACCCGCACCGCTGCGTCGGCGCCACCGGTGACCACGAACCGGCTGTCGTCGCTCAGCCGCGCGGCGCCGATCCACTCGTGGTGCCCGCGCAGCACCCACCGGAGCTCGCCTGCGCGCAGATCCCAGATCTTCACGCTGACGTCCTGGCCGCGCGAGAGCCCGTAGCGGTGATCGGCGCTGACGGCCACGCCCAGCACCGCCCCCGAGTGCGCCTCCCAGCGCCCGATGGTCCGGCCGCTGACGATGTCCCAGGCCGTGACCAGGCCGTCGGCGGTTCCCGCGAGAGCCACTTGGCCGTCCTCGCTGACCGCGACGTAGTACACGTGGTCGCGGGGGCTGGTGAACAGCTGGACGATCCGCCTGTCGCGCGGGTGCCAGGCGACGACCCGGCCGTCCTCGCCCCCGGACACCGCGAGCCGGCCGTCGGCGGTCATCGCCACGGCGCTGATGTGGCCGGTGTGCAGGCTGAGCGTGTGCAGCAGCTGCCCGGTCTCGACGTCGAAGACCCACGCTTCGGCGCCGCTCCCGGCGCGGGCGAGCGCGGTGGGGCTGCGGCCGCTGAACTCCAGGGCCCACGACCGGCCGTCCTCCGGGACGATCCGGCCCGCGGACCAGGCGTCGGCGAGCTCGGTACGGCGGCCGAGGGCGCCGAGGCGGCGCCAGAGACGCACCGGCTCGGTGTGGCGCCGGTGCCCGGGCAGCGCGCGGGCGGCGCGGATCAGACCCGCCGCGTCGTCGTGCCGTCCGGTGCCGGCCAGCGTGGCCGCCTCCGCCAGCAGCGCGGCCGCCCGGGCGGCGGTGGCGGCGACGTCCGGGGCTTCGTGCGGGCGGACGTAGCTCCACGGAGCCGGCGGTCCCGCGGGCGGCAGGTGCCACACCCGCACGGACTTCCCCTCGGCGGTGACCGCGACCCGCCCGGCCGCGCTGAGCACGACCTCCTTGGTGTCGGGCGTCGGGTCAAGGGACAGGCGGCACCGGCCACTGCCCAGGTCCCACACTCTCGACGGCTCGTCCCGGCCACCGCTGGAGAAGCCGACCGTCCCGTCCAGGTTGACGGCGACCCGGCCGAAGCCGGTCTTCAGCTCCTGCCGCGGTTCGCCGGACTCGAGATCGACCAGGCGGACGTCCGTGCTGCCGAGGTCGACCACGGCGAGGCGGCCGTCGCCGCTGAACCGCGCCGACATCACGGTGCGGTCGAACCGGTGCACCAGCTCGCCCGTGCGGACGTCGTACACGGAGTTCGTGTGGCGCTGGTAGTCGATGACGGAGCACAGGGTGCCCTGTGCCCCGAGGACGTCCGCCTTGCTCTCGAACTGCCGGACGTCCAGGGGCTCGCGCGTCTCGAGGTCCCAGGTGACGGTTTCCCCTTCGAAGCCGCTGGTGACCGCGTGCCGCTGGTCCGCCGTCAGCGCGACCAGGCCCACCCAGCTGGGGTGGCCGGGCAGTTCGAACCCGGCCGCGGCTTCGAGGTCGAGCACGAGCGCCCGCCCGACACCCCCGCCGACGACCACGAGCTGTCCGTCGTCGCGCACCGCCACGGCCGAGGCACGATACTTCTCGAGCTGGAACTGTTGCCGGCACTCCTTCGTCGGGACGTCCCAGATCCGCAGCCCGCCGGAGCCGTCGGCCGAGACCGCGACCTGGCCGTCCGGGGTCAACGCGAGGGCGGCGATCCAGTCTTCGTGCTCCCCCGGCAGGACCGACTGCGCGGGGGCGGGTGCGTGCTCGACCGACGCGAGCGCGTCGGCGATCTGCGGATCGCCGGGCGTCCGCGCGTCCGCGTCCCGCAGCAGTGTGGCCGCCGCGACCGGATCGCCGCGTTCTCGGTGCACGAGCGCGAGCAGGTACTCCCCGACACCGTCACCCGGATCCCCGAACCGCAAGGACTCCAGTTCGTCGACCAGTTCGGCGTCGGTGATCACCCCGGTCCGCCATCGGTGCAGCCCGCGGTTGTAGCGGGCGTGCGGGTGGTGCGGATCCGCCCGCAGAGCCCGGGTCCACAGCTCCTCGGCGCTGTCGCGGCGGCCGAGGTCCAGCATGGACAGCGCGTGGTTGGACAAGCCGTCGGCGAGCAGAGTGGCCGCCACCGGAGCGCGCCGGGGATACGGGCCGACTTCCCGCTCGTGCACCCGGATCAGGCGCTCCGCGAGCGGCCCGAGCCGGGCGGGACGCGCGGCCGGGTCCTCGGTGAAGCACTCGCGCAGCACGTCCGCCACCTCGGCCGGCACCGGCAGGACCGCGTCCGGGGCCCCGGAGCGGGCGAAGCCGTCGAAGACGCCGCCCGCCGCGGTCCCGTCCGGGTCCGGTGGCCGGCCGAGGAACATTTCGAGGATGGTGACCGCCCAGGACCAGGTGTCCGTGGCCGTCGTGAGCCCGCCCGGCGACCGCGCCTGTTCGGGCGAGCAGTACGCGGGAGTCAGGCCGCCGCCGCTGACGAACGGATCCGCGTCCCCGGCTTCCTGCCCGGTGGCCATGCGGGCCCGGGCCATGCCGAAGTCGGTGACCTTGACCGTTCCGTCCCGGGTGAGCATCACGTTGGCGGGCTTGACGTCCTGGTGCACGACCCCGTTCTCGTGCGCGTGGTCGAGCCCCCACGCGGACTGGATGGCGACGTCCAGCACCGCTCCCAGGGGCTCGGTCCCGTAGAGGCTCCGGCTCCGGACGGCTTCGGCCAGGCTGCCGCCGTCCGCCCACTCCGCGAAGACCCGGGGCACGCCGTCGAGGGTGCGGACGTAGACGCAGTTCGCGATGTGCGGGTGCAGGCCCAGCCCGACCCACACCTCGGCTTCCCGTTCGAAGTCCCGGATCGCGTCCGGCGAGCGGACCAGTGCCCGGCGCGGGGTCTTCACCGCCAGGTCGATGTCCCAGCCGTGGTGCCGGACCCGGTGCACCAGTCCCATGCCGCCGGTGCGCACCACGTCCAGGACCTCGTAGAGGTCGAGGATCAGGTCCCCTCGGCGCCACGTCGCCATCGTCGTCAGTCGATGGTGGCGACGTACACCGGTGTCCCGAGCAGGACCGACCTGGCCGTGCCGTCCGGGCTGTCGCCGTGCAGCAGGCGCTTGGCCACGAACTCGACGTTCTGCGCAGGCCACCGCAGGCTCGCCACGGCGCCCTGCACCCGGGCGAGCGCGGCACGATCGGCCCGGTCGAGGTCGCCGTCCACCGCGTCGGCGACGTACTCGTCCTCGAGGTCCGAAGTGACTCCCAGCCCGTCGAGCATCGACGACATCATCGAGCGCCCCACCCCGCGCGCCTCGGCGTCCGGCACGGAGTCCCACACATGCTTGTACGAGCCGCCCAGCCCGACGACGGTGTTCTCGCTCCGCCCGCCGAAGAACACCAGCGAGGACGTGGGATCGCCGGGGAACGCCCCCCAGCGCATCGGCAGCAGCCCCCAGAAGAACTGACCCGGCTCGTCCACCGATCCGAGATCACCGCGATCGCGCAGGTACCCGACGACGGTCTCCAGCCGGCGGATCCGGTCGTCGGACGGGCCCTCGGTCGTTCGCTTCGCCGACAGCACCGTGAGATTCACGCCCAGCTCCGTCTGGCGCTTCGCCCCGAACCTGGGATCGATCTGCGGCAACAGCATGTCGATCTTGCTGTCGCTGACGTAAACGTAGTAGCTGAACGACATTGCCAGCTCCCTCCCAGGCATTGACCTGCCCCAGCGTAGCGATCACGGCCCGATGCGAGCCATCAGATGCGTGGATCGGGCACCGTGAGGTTGCGGTGCCCGCGCTCCGATCGGGATGACGCACACATTCAGAAGACCAAGTCGCGATCACGCAAAGGCCCTGAGGAACTGGCTGTGTTCGGCGCGGGCTACCGAGCTCGAGGGGACCGTCGTCAAGGACGATCCAGGTTGAACAGTCATGTGCGGCTTGGGTGCAGGTGGGGCCGGACATCAGCGATCGGCCGGCCGGTTCGAGGCCGCCCTCGACGGCTTCGGCCGGGCACTGTCGCTCGTACGCGGCCCGGTGCTCGACGGCACTCCCGAGGGCCCGGTGCTGACCCGCTTCTCCACCTGGGTGGAGGAGGAGCGGCTCGCCTTCCTGGAGCCTTCCGTCGATGCCAGTACGGCGCTCGGCCGGCACCGCGAGGTCATCAGCCTGCTGAACACCCTCACCGCCGAGTACCCGTTGCGGAAGTCCTTCTACCGCCAGCTGATGCTGGTGCCGTACCGCTCGGAGCGGCAGGCGGAGACGCTCCCGGTGTACCGCTCCGCACAGCCCGTCCGCAGATCCGCACTGGGCCTGGAGCCCTGCCGGTCGCTGCGCCGAATGCACCAGGCGATCCTCACTTCTGACCGGCTCCTCGATCTCCCCGTGGCGAGCTGACGGTGGCCATGAGGCACTCTGTGGCATCCGATGCGCCCATTCAGCCGGTGTTCGCCTGGGCGATCGGGTGAAACCGGTCTCCGCCCCCTCATCGATGTAGCCGAGTCCCGTTGCCTGTCCAGGCATCATGCCTGATCCCGCCCGCTCCTGATGGGTGCGGTATCCGAACCCCTGGGCACTCTGGAGAACAAGAAAGAGTCCTGATGAATATTCACCGGTTGGCCCAGTGGACGGCGCGCTGGACGCTGTGCGTGCTTGTGGGCATTGCCCTGCACGTTCATCAACACGGCCACCGTCTGCGGCGGCGGCAGCGGGTCGGCCACCGTGAGCAATCCGACGACGGTCACCGGCGGCACCTGCAACGGCGGGAACGACGGTGGGGGATCGATCCTGCCGACCAACCCCAACGGCATCCTCACGATGTTCAGCAACGTCAGCACCAGCAACAACATCATCAGCTCCGGCGGCAGCAACACCAACCAGACCTTCACGAAGACCACCGAATGACAACGACCTTCCGAGCGAGCCACCCCATCCCATGGCGGTGGCCCGGTTGCGTAACGGCGCCGTGTGCAGATCTTCCACCGCCGACCACTCCCGCCCGCCACGCTGCGCACACCAACGATCCGGATCGGCGGGCAGATCACACCTTCGAGGCCGAGCAGCCGCGCACATCGCACGTCTCGTGCCGAGGTCTCGAGACGTCAGTGGTCCGGCTCAACCCGGCGCCCTCGTATGGCGAACCAGCAGGGGAGGACTCTGTGTGTCAGGGAACACCAGCCGCAGGCCGCGCAGCGTTCCGGATGTCGGGTGGGAGGCCGTCGGTACTGTCGGCGGGCCCCAGAAGCGGTGAAACCAATACCGACGGCGACGCACTCCCGCCGCGGACCGGATCGGGCAACCTCCCACGGGCGGTCGTGTTGGCGGTGCTGGTCGGGGCGCTGCTCCCCGGCACTGTCGCAGCGTGCAGCCCCGGCGGCAAGGACGTGACCGCGACCAGCCGCCAAGTGCACCTCGGGGCCGATTCACACGGCGTGCCGTTGCTGCGAGCAGAAGTGCGAGACACCCTCCCCCACGACCCGCAAGCCTTCACCCAGGGCCTGGAGTTCCGCGGCGGCAGCCTCTACGAAAGCACGGGCCTGGTCGGCCGGTCCTCGCTGCGCGCCGGACGGCCGGGCAAGTCGCCCACCGTGTACGCCGAGCTGCAGGCGCCCTTGTTCGGCGAGGGCATCACCCTGTCCGGCGACAAACTCTGGCAACTCACCTGGCGCAACGGCACCGCCATCGAGCGCGACCCCACCACACTCGCAGAACGTCGCCGTGTCACCTACCAGGGCGAAGGCTGGGGCCTGTGCCACCAACGCTTCTCCGGGCGGCAACAGCTCGTGATGAGCAATGGCACCGACCGGCTCACGTTCCGCGACCCCAACACCTTCAAGGCAACAGGCAGCATCGACGTGCGCCAGGACGGCCAACCCGTGACAGGGCTCAACGAGCTGGAATGCGCGCCCGACGGCTTCATCTACTCGAACGTGTACCCGACGGACACGATCGTGCGCATCGACCCCAGCACCGGCACCGTCACCGCACACATCGACGCCACCGGACTCCTGACCCCATCCGAACGCAGCGGAGCCCAAGCACTCAACGGCATCGCCGCCGTGCCAGGAACCAACCTGTTTTTGATCACCGGCAAGCTCTGGCCCCGCATGTTCAAGGTCAGCTTCGTAGCAAAGTGACCGCCCTCGTCGGCATGCGACGGAGGGCAGGGCCGCGCTGTTCAAGCGGTCCCCCGCGGGCGTGGTCAGGTCAGTAGCTGTACCCAACTGGCGCTGAGTTCATCGAGCATCTGATTACGCGTCAGCTTCCAGTCGGCACGATCCCAGTTCTGGCCGACGAAGTCGAGCTGGGCCATCGCAAGAACGCCCCGAAAGTGGCGTTGATGGGGCTCGAGGCGCCCAGCCGTCGTCAGTCCGTCCTCGATGTCGCTGATGGCCTCCCCCATCCATCGCTCGCTGCTGACGCTGCCCCACACCACGTCGTCGACCGCGGCCGGGTCGAGGTACATGGGCCTTGGCCAGTACGCCCATCAGCGTGTGGCCGCCAGATCATCTGGGCGGACGCCGGCCCAGCGCGCAGCTGAACCGGCCGAACGGTGTCCGTGCCGCCATGTACTGGAAGGCGTCGGTCACTCGGCGATGCCTCCCACGAACGCAGGGGCGCCCGCGCCCTCGAGGTCCGTCCGTGCGAGCGCACCCGCGGTGTCCATCTCCCGGCCGGGCCGAGGACAGCGCGATGGGGACGAACATCGCGGGTTCCTCGTCCGGGGCCAGCGCGGTGGGACCGTACACCCAGTCGGTGAAGCCGTAGTCGTGGGCATCACGCCCGCGCATGATCGCGTTGCGCTGCAGCCGCTTCTCGCCGTCCAGGTGCCACAGGTCGCCCCACGCGCGGGCGGTGGACTGCACCCGGCGGCAGTGCTCGACGCAGACCGCCTCGTAGGAGGCGAGTCCGGCGTCCCAGTCCGGTACTCCGGCGTTCCCGGTGGACTGACGGGTGACTGAGTCACGGACGACAGCGTGCGCCGGGTTCGCCTACAAGACATGTAAATTCTGGAGAGCAGAACCACGGTGAACGAAGGCGCACCGGACGCCGAACCGGAAGGCCGCACCAGGCGTCTCAATGGCCGAGTCAAGCCGCCGACACTAGAGTCCGTGGGCAAGTTGCATGCGTCAGGCTGCTGGGAGCCGACGTACCTCTTGGCCTCGGCCTTCACTCCCGCCTCACCGACCTGCGGACCCACCGTCAGAGTAGGCGCTGACCTGAGGCTGATGGGTCGCCCGCTGCCACCGCTGGTTGCCCTTCGCCGCCCTCGGACGGCCCAGCGGTGGTCCGGCGCTTACGCCTGAAGGTACTCCTGGAGCGCCGTTATAGCCGTCGCCACGGACTCCTCAGCGCTGGTCGTTTCGAGCAGAATCTCGGTCGGATCATGCTTCTGCGCCACCGAGTAGCTGCCTCCGGGAAGAAGGGCGATACACACGGGGAGAACGTTGCCCTCCCCCAGCCAATGCCGCCGACCAGTGCTGAAACAAAGCCTGGCGTGGCTGGTGAAGGGATAGAACCGGCCGAGTGTGCTGTTCCGCGCCGCGTCCACGAGGGCTCCCATGATCGGCGGTACCCATGTCGTAGCGGAGCCTCGGGAGCGCTCGTCCCATTGCGTTGCGGCACGCGCTTGAAAGTCCCACTCTGCCTCGACCGAGTCTCGGGATTCGCGTTCTGGGTCCATGGTCTGATGCCCCTCCGAGATGCTTGCGGCACGGTACCGCCCGGGTAGTGGAGTCTCAATGCCCAAGTCAGGCTGCTTGGGCGGTTAACGGGGCAGGGGTGAACACCCGGTTGTCGCGCAGGAGAGCCCAGAGCACATCGGCCCGCCGGCGGGCGAGAGCGATGACAGCCTGTACATGCTTGAGTCATGGCCCGCTGGGCGGTAGCCGGGGTGATCGGGCAGATCCGTGACCAGCTCCGCAAGCGCGTCCGCCGGGACATGGGCCGATCGCCCGGGGGCGGTCGCCACCATCATCGACTCGCAGTCCGTGAAGGGCCGCCGAAACCGTGGGCAAGGACTCACGCGGCTACAACGCGGCGAAGAAGATCAACGGCCGCAAGCGCCACCTGGTCGTGGATACCAAGGGCCTGCCACTGTTCGTGATGGTCACCCCGGCCGACATCACCGACCGCGACGCGGCCAAGGAAGTGCTGTTCCGGCTGCGGCTGATGCACCCGGAGATCACGATTGTCCGGGCCGACTCGGCCTACGCCGGACAGCTCGTGACCTGGGCGAAGAAGTACCTGAACCTCACTGTCAAGACGGTCAGCCGACCCAAGGACGCGAAGGGGTTCGTCGTTCTGCCCCGCCGCTGGGTGGTAGAACGGTCGATCGCCTGGGTCATTCACGCCCGTCGGCACGGCCGCGACTACGAACGGCTCATCCAGCACTCCGAGTCGCTCATCACCTGGGTCGCGATCACGCTGATGACCAGGCGAATCACCCGCCGCACCTCCCGCCGGACCGGCCAGCCCGCCTCACGCGAGGCCCAGCGGGACTGACCGCGGTCACCGCCGCGAACGCCAACCGCGCCTTCCGACTCACGCACCCTCGCACGGAGCTGCACGGCCCGTCAGCACCGCAGCAGGGGCAGCTGAACTCAGCCTCCCGCTATCTCCACCGGCGCTTGGCACCGTAAGCGCGCACTGACCACACGCTCAGCGCCACTGACACGACGCCGTGAGGCAAACGCTCCCGCTAGAGCACACGGACGGCGGCATTCGCCTCACGGTCCAAGACCGGCGGGACAGAACCTAGCGGTTCGGGTAGTAGGCCGGGAAGCACACGGCGCCGTCCGCGCCGCAGATCTCCGTCTTCGGAATCTGGCGCGAGTGCTTCTCGTAGGAGATCAGGCCCAACTTGCGGCCCGAACCGAAGGTCACGACGGCGTCGTGGATCGGGCCCGCCGCCTCTGACATCGCCCCCTTGTAGTCGTACGGGCCGTGCTCGCCCTCGACGATGGCAAGGAAGACGAACAGGCTGGGCTGCTCGCCGGGCTTCTCCTGGTACGGCTCGCCCGTCGTCACGTTCAGGACGCCCTTGCGCGGCCAGCTCTCCGGCAGGGACCCGCACTCGATCCTGGCCAGCCCCTCGCGAACGATCGCGGAACAGTAACTACGGTCGTCCTTCATCCACAGGAGCTCACCGGCGTCCGGCGCATCCCGCCGGATCACCGCTACGAACTCGTCGGACGGCATCTCGTAGGACGACAGCGAGTTCATGCTCTTGCGGACCGACGCCAGCATCGGCCCGTCGGCGACCGTAGGCCGAGCCGCCCCGACCGGGACGGCGGGCCCCGACGAGGATGCCGGCTTGGGCGGCGAGGGTGACGCAGTGGGTGAGGCCTGCGTCTGCTGCGACTTCGGCGGCGCGGATCCCGACGGTGGAGCCGCCGTGCACGAAGTCACGGCCAGCAGTGCCAGTCCGTACCCCGCTCCGCGCGCGACGAGCCTGCGCCCGTGCCTGTTGAGCCCCATCTGCCCCACCC harbors:
- a CDS encoding WD40 repeat domain-containing serine/threonine protein kinase, which translates into the protein MATWRRGDLILDLYEVLDVVRTGGMGLVHRVRHHGWDIDLAVKTPRRALVRSPDAIRDFEREAEVWVGLGLHPHIANCVYVRTLDGVPRVFAEWADGGSLAEAVRSRSLYGTEPLGAVLDVAIQSAWGLDHAHENGVVHQDVKPANVMLTRDGTVKVTDFGMARARMATGQEAGDADPFVSGGGLTPAYCSPEQARSPGGLTTATDTWSWAVTILEMFLGRPPDPDGTAAGGVFDGFARSGAPDAVLPVPAEVADVLRECFTEDPAARPARLGPLAERLIRVHEREVGPYPRRAPVAATLLADGLSNHALSMLDLGRRDSAEELWTRALRADPHHPHARYNRGLHRWRTGVITDAELVDELESLRFGDPGDGVGEYLLALVHRERGDPVAAATLLRDADARTPGDPQIADALASVEHAPAPAQSVLPGEHEDWIAALALTPDGQVAVSADGSGGLRIWDVPTKECRQQFQLEKYRASAVAVRDDGQLVVVGGGVGRALVLDLEAAAGFELPGHPSWVGLVALTADQRHAVTSGFEGETVTWDLETREPLDVRQFESKADVLGAQGTLCSVIDYQRHTNSVYDVRTGELVHRFDRTVMSARFSGDGRLAVVDLGSTDVRLVDLESGEPRQELKTGFGRVAVNLDGTVGFSSGGRDEPSRVWDLGSGRCRLSLDPTPDTKEVVLSAAGRVAVTAEGKSVRVWHLPPAGPPAPWSYVRPHEAPDVAATAARAAALLAEAATLAGTGRHDDAAGLIRAARALPGHRRHTEPVRLWRRLGALGRRTELADAWSAGRIVPEDGRSWALEFSGRSPTALARAGSGAEAWVFDVETGQLLHTLSLHTGHISAVAMTADGRLAVSGGEDGRVVAWHPRDRRIVQLFTSPRDHVYYVAVSEDGQVALAGTADGLVTAWDIVSGRTIGRWEAHSGAVLGVAVSADHRYGLSRGQDVSVKIWDLRAGELRWVLRGHHEWIGAARLSDDSRFVVTGGADAAVRVWRTADGQCEVVLTGHMDAVVDVLPSPDARRLLSCSVDGTVRLWDVVGARCVHVLAGHVGIVRSLAVTPDFRLAASGGEDRKARLWDLTTGRQLRAFTGFSAAVTHVALAPDGTLLLAGDEHGRLLTWALDWEYDFGSATGSLRPEAEPTLDELRAEVAVPLPSRDDSRPALVEAFARLGDGQRHAVTRTLELAGELDKIVSRTDTGYRLYVRFVAEDAATREPTQIPSTAERLALLLRPEAELNRSEEFWAGYFAEQLQDDLVTLAEAAPVLHREGELAAAEHAWQLVVDVRSHLWDAGHVETQGAMLGWAAVLTDLHREPEALALVRAVTGERAQDLGPDHPATLEATAALASLLSASGEQAEAERMYADLLPRLVRRFGRDDGRTLDARVGLARVHHRLGRPGDAEPVLREVLAKRRLRLGDDHPDTLAVQTELDSVRGQAPTPEKPARRRWRRRR
- a CDS encoding DUF7019 family protein; its protein translation is MSFSYYVYVSDSKIDMLLPQIDPRFGAKRQTELGVNLTVLSAKRTTEGPSDDRIRRLETVVGYLRDRGDLGSVDEPGQFFWGLLPMRWGAFPGDPTSSLVFFGGRSENTVVGLGGSYKHVWDSVPDAEARGVGRSMMSSMLDGLGVTSDLEDEYVADAVDGDLDRADRAALARVQGAVASLRWPAQNVEFVAKRLLHGDSPDGTARSVLLGTPVYVATID
- a CDS encoding AfsR/SARP family transcriptional regulator gives rise to the protein MCGLGAGGAGHQRSAGRFEAALDGFGRALSLVRGPVLDGTPEGPVLTRFSTWVEEERLAFLEPSVDASTALGRHREVISLLNTLTAEYPLRKSFYRQLMLVPYRSERQAETLPVYRSAQPVRRSALGLEPCRSLRRMHQAILTSDRLLDLPVAS
- a CDS encoding glutaminyl-peptide cyclotransferase, with product MLAVLVGALLPGTVAACSPGGKDVTATSRQVHLGADSHGVPLLRAEVRDTLPHDPQAFTQGLEFRGGSLYESTGLVGRSSLRAGRPGKSPTVYAELQAPLFGEGITLSGDKLWQLTWRNGTAIERDPTTLAERRRVTYQGEGWGLCHQRFSGRQQLVMSNGTDRLTFRDPNTFKATGSIDVRQDGQPVTGLNELECAPDGFIYSNVYPTDTIVRIDPSTGTVTAHIDATGLLTPSERSGAQALNGIAAVPGTNLFLITGKLWPRMFKVSFVAK
- a CDS encoding DUF6193 family natural product biosynthesis protein, translated to MDPERESRDSVEAEWDFQARAATQWDERSRGSATTWVPPIMGALVDAARNSTLGRFYPFTSHARLCFSTGRRHWLGEGNVLPVCIALLPGGSYSVAQKHDPTEILLETTSAEESVATAITALQEYLQA